In Panthera leo isolate Ple1 chromosome B3, P.leo_Ple1_pat1.1, whole genome shotgun sequence, a single genomic region encodes these proteins:
- the NKX2-8 gene encoding homeobox protein Nkx-2.8 → MATSGRLSFTVRSLLDLPEQDAQHLRRHEPELCAPQPGPCATWLESERGHYPSSDESSPETSPPDSSQRPSARPVSPGSDAEKRKKRRVLFSKAQTLELERRFRQQRYLSAPEREQLARLLRLTPTQVKIWFQNHRYKLKRARAPGAPGAAESPDLAAAAELRAAPGLLRRVVVPVLVRDGQPCGGSGEMGTASAQDKSGASPAAACPLPGYAAFGPCSALGLFPAYQHLAPPALVSWNW, encoded by the exons ATGGCCACCTCTGGACGCCTGAGCTTCACCGTGCGCAGCCTCCTGGATTTACCCGAACAGGACGCGCAGCACCTGCGGAGGCACGAGCCGGAGCTATGCGCTCCCCAACCCGGCCCCTGCGCCACCTGGTTGGAATCCGAGCGCGGCCACTACCCCT CCTCGGACGAGAGCAGCCCAGAGACCAGCCCGCCCGACTCGTCGCAGCGGCCGTCCGCTCGGCCGGTGTCTCCTGGCTCAGAcgctgaaaagagaaagaagcgtCGGGTGCTGTTCTCCAAGGCGCAAACGCTGGAGTTGGAGCGGCGCTTCCGGCAGCAGCGCTACCTGTCGGCGCCCGAGCGCGAGCAGCTGGCGCGCCTGCTTCGCCTCACGCCCACACAGGTCAAAATCTGGTTCCAGAACCATCGCTACAAGCTGAAGCGCGCGCGCGCACCGGGCGCGCCGGGGGCGGCGGAGTCGCCTGACCTGGCAGCAGCTGCGGAGCTGCGCGCCGCACCCGGCCTGCTGCGCCGCGTGGTGGTCCCCGTGCTGGTGCGCGACGGTCAGCCGTGTGGCGGCAGCGGCGAGATGGGCACGGCCTCCGCCCAGGACAAGAGCGGCGCGTCCCCAGCCGCTGCCTGCCCTCTGCCGGGCTACGCCGCCTTCGGGCCCTGCTCGGCTCTTGGCCTCTTCCCCGCCTACCAGCACTTAGCGCCCCCAGCCCTGGTCTCCTGGAACTGGTGA